From the Euphorbia lathyris chromosome 6, ddEupLath1.1, whole genome shotgun sequence genome, one window contains:
- the LOC136232316 gene encoding transcription factor MYC2-like: MTDYRITPTMNLWTDDNASVMEAFMNSDLAALWPPPQSAASTSTPAPPDPAKAQSHSLFNQENLQNRLQGVIEGGTYGCWTYAIYWQSSYDFSGTAVLGWGDGYYKGEEGKAKNKSKGSGSSPAEQEHRKKVLRELNSLISGSSTVTDDAVDEEVTDTEWFFLVSMTQSFVNGAGMPGQAFFNANPVWVSGFDRLAASPCERARQAQVFGLQTLVCIPSTSGVVELGSTELIHQSSDLLDRVKSLFSFNNLELGSWPMGTNPDQGENDPSSLWLSDPSQSQSGIEIKDGSSLVPSSGAFSATATANHGSKGIQYQQNQTENPNGSHMQNQQNQTQSFFTRELNFGEYSRFDGSNTRNGNSNSNSNILKPESGDILNFGESKRSSCSANGNFVSGHSQFAAEENNNNKKKKSPTSRGSNEEGMLSFTSGVILPSSCVMKSSGGTGGDSDHSDLEASVVRETESSRIVEPEKKPRKRGRKPANGREEPLNHVEAERQRREKLNQRFYALRAVVPNVSKMDKASLLGDAISYIKELKSKLQNTESDKEELEKQVESMKKEFSKKDTRSGTPPPDQELKMSNKSIEMDIDVKIIGWDVMIRIQCSKKNHPAARLMAALKELDLDVHHASVSVVNDLMIQQATVKMGSRFYTHEQLRVALSNKVCDT, from the coding sequence ATGACGGACTATCGAATTACACCGACGATGAATTTGTGGACAGACGATAACGCGTCTGTTATGGAAGCCTTCATGAACTCCGATCTGGCTGCTTTGTGGCCTCCGCCGCAGTCTGCCGCTTCCACTTCTACCCCTGCTCCGCCTGACCCTGCCAAGGCCCAATCTCACTCCTTGTTTAATCAGGAAAATCTCCAGAATCGTCTTCAGGGCGTGATTGAAGGCGGAACTTACGGTTGCTGGACTTACGCTATCTACTGGCAATCCTCTTATGATTTCTCCGGTACGGCCGTCTTGGGCTGGGGTGATGGCTACTACAAAGGTGAAGAAGGTAAGGCCAAAAATAAATCTAAGGGTTCCGGCTCCTCTCCGGCCGAACAGGAACACCGTAAAAAGGTGCTTCGCGAACTCAATTCTCTCATTTCTGGGTCCTCTACCGTAACCGACGATGCGGTTGATGAAGAAGTTACGGATACGGAGTGGTTTTTTCTCGTGTCCATGACTCAATCTTTTGTTAATGGAGCCGGGATGCCCGGTCAAGCTTTTTTTAATGCGAATCCGGTCTGGGTTTCTGGGTTTGACCGGCTGGCTGCATCGCCTTGTGAAAGGGCTAGGCaggctcaagtgtttgggttgCAGACCTTGGTTTGTATTCCATCTACGAGTGGAGTTGTGGAACTCGGTTCAACTGAGTTGATTCATCAGAGCTCGGATCTGTTGGATAGAGTTAAGTCTTTGTTTAGTTTCAATAATTTGGAGTTGGGTTCATGGCCGATGGGAACGAATCCTGACCAAGGAGAGAACGATCCATCGTCTCTTTGGCTCAGCGATCCATCCCAGTCCCAGAGTGGAATTGAAATTAAGGATGGAAGTAGCCTAGTTCCTTCATCAGGTGCTTTCTCTGCCACTGCCACTGCCAATCATGGTTCCAAAGGGATTCAATATCAGCAAAATCAGACTGAAAACCCTAATGGAAGTCATATGCAGAATCAGCAAAATCAGACGCAAAGCTTTTTCACTCGGGAGTTGAATTTTGGGGAATATAGCAGGTTTGACGGGAGTAACACCAGGAATGGAAATTCCAATTCAAACTCCAATATATTGAAGCCAGAATCTGGAGATATATTGAATTTTGGGGAAAGCAAGAGAAGTTCTTGCAGTGCAAATGGTAATTTTGTTTCAGGTCATTCACAGTTTGCAGCAgaggaaaacaacaataataagaagaaaaaaTCTCCTACTTCAAGGGGTAGCAACGAAGAGGGAATGCTTTCATTTACTTCGGGGGTGATTTTGCCTTCTTCGTGTGTGATGAAATCAAGTGGTGGCACAGGAGGTGATTCTGATCACTCTGATCTTGAAGCCTCTGTTGTGAGAGAAACTGAAAGTAGCAGAATTGTAGAACCTGAAAAAAAGCCTAGAAAACGAGGAAGAAAACCAGCAAACGGTAGAGAAGAGCCTTTGAATCATGTTGAAGCAGAGAGGCAGAGAAGAGAGAAACTCAACCAAAGGTTCTATGCTTTAAGAGCTGTAGTTCCAAATGTTTCAAAGATGGATAAAGCTTCCCTTCTCGGTGATGCCATATCTTACATCAAGGAACTAAAATCAAAGCTTCAAAATACAGAGTCTGATAAGGAGGAATTGGAGAAGCAAGTAGAATCAATGAAGAAGGAATTCTCGAAAAAGGATACGCGTTCAGGAACACCTCCACCGGATCAAGAACTGAAGATGTCAAACAAATCAATAGAAATGGATATAGATGTGAAGATAATAGGATGGGATGTAATGATAAGAATCCAGTGTAGCAAAAAGAATCATCCAGCAGCTAGGCTAATGGCAGCTTTGAAAGAGTTGGACCTTGATGTTCATCATGCTAGTGTGTCCGTGGTTAATGATTTAATGATACAACAAGCCACAGTCAAGATGGGGAGTCGGTTTTACACACACGAGCAGCTAAGGGTAGCCTTATCAAACAAAGTTTGTGACACCTAG